The following are from one region of the Bos mutus isolate GX-2022 chromosome 18, NWIPB_WYAK_1.1, whole genome shotgun sequence genome:
- the LOC102271856 gene encoding olfactory receptor 6Z7 — protein MERSLELGNVTRVQEFVLLGLSMSPETREVLFAVFLTLYLLTLLENALIVFLVCSHTELHKPMYFFLGNLSCLEMCYVSVTMPSLLMGLWMGPYHVPFPACMTQLFFFITLICTECTLLASMAYDRYVAICRPLHYPLLMQPQVCLGLAGTSWLGGLLVSVAKTACIASLSYCGPNVLNHFFCDVSPLLNLSCTHVALTELVDFLSAIIILWGSLLVAIASYVAIGRAVLHMPSAAARCKAFSTCASHLVVVGIFYSAALFIYARPSRIEAMDLNKVLSVVYTVATPMCNPVIYCLRNREVQAAFRRALRGS, from the coding sequence ATGGAGAGGTCCCTGGAGTTGGGCAACGTGACAAGGGTCCAGGAATTTGTCTTGCTGGGCTTGTCCATGAGCCCAGAAACAAGGGAAGTCCTGTTTGCCGTCTTCCTGACCCTCTACCTGCTGACCCTCCTGGAGAACGCCCTCATCGTCTTCCTCGTCTGCAGCCACACCGAGCTCCACaagcccatgtacttcttcctgggCAACCTCAGCTGCCTGGAGATGTGCTACGTGTCGGTGACCATGCCCAGCCTGCTCATGGGGCTGTGGATGGGACCCTACCACGTGCCCTTCCCAGCCTGCATGACCCAACTCTTCTTCTTCATCACCCTCATCTGCACAGAGTGCACCCTTCTGGCCtccatggcctatgaccgctacgtGGCCATCTGCCGCCCACTGCACTACCCGCTGCTCATGCAGCCCCAGGTCTGCCTGGGCTTGGCCGGGACTTCgtggcttggtgggctgctggtCTCGGTGGCTAAGACAGCGTGCATCGCCAGCCTGTCCTACTGCGGCCCCAACGTCCTCAACCACTTCTTCTGTGACGTCTCCCCGCTGCTCAACCTGTCCTGCACCCACGTGGCCCTGACCGAGCTGGTGGACTTCCTCTCAGCCATCATCATCCTCTGGGGCTCCCTCCTGGTGGCCATAGCCTCCTATGTGGCCATTGGCAGGGCCGTGCTCCACATGCCATCAGCAGCTGCCCGGTGcaaggccttctccacctgcGCCTCCCACCTGGTGGTGGTGGGCATCTTCTACTCGGCAGCCCTCTTCATCTACGCTCGCCCCAGCCGCATAGAGGCCATGGACCTCAACAAGGTGCTGTCGGTCGTCTACACGGTGGCCACGCCCATGTGCAATCCAGTCATCTACTGCCTGCGGAACAGGGAGGTCCAGGCAGCTTTCCGTAGAGCTCTGCGTGGGTCCTGA
- the LOC102272138 gene encoding olfactory receptor 6Z7-like, which yields MERALYLGNMSGVQEFILLGLSARQGVRVVVLAVFLPLYLLTLLENALIVFLVCSHTELHKPMYFFLGNLSCLEMCYVSVTMPSLLAGLWTGPYHVPFTACLIQLFLFISLISTKCTLLASMACDRYVAICHPLRYPLLMRPQVCLGLAGTSWLGGLLVSVAKTACIASVSYCGPNVLNHFFCDVSPLLNLSCTHVALTELVDFLSAIVIFCGTLLVALASYSAIGVAVLRMPSATARRKAFSTCTSHLVVVGIFYSVALFMYSCPSRVESTDLHKLLSVIYTVVTPACSPVVYCLRNREVHAALWRTFHPHKGSSVRTDISRS from the coding sequence ATGGAGAGGGCTCTGTACTTGGGCAATATGTCTGGAGTGCAAGAGTTTATCCTGCTGGGTCTGTCTGCCAGGCAAGGCGTGAGGGTCGTGGTGCTTGCCGTCTTCCTGCCCCTCTACCTGCTGACCCTCCTGGAGAACGCCCTCATCGTCTTCCTCGTCTGCAGCCACACCGAGCTCCACaagcccatgtacttcttcctgggCAATCTGAGCTGCCTGGAGATGTGCTACGTGTCAGTGACCATGCCCAGCCTGCTCGCGGGGCTGTGGACGGGACCCTACCACGTGCCCTTCACAGCCTGCCTGATTCAGCTTTTTTTATTCATCTCCCTCATTAGCACCAAGTGTACCCTCCTGGCTTCCATGGCCTGTGACCGCTACGTGGCCATCTGCCACCCACTGCGCTACCCGCTGCTCATGCGGCCCCAGGTCTGCCTGGGCTTGGCCGGGACTTCgtggcttggtgggctgctggtCTCGGTGGCCAAGACAGCGTGCATCGCCAGCGTGTCCTACTGCGGCCCCAACGTCCTCAACCACTTCTTCTGTGACGTCTCCCCGCTGCTCAACCTGTCCTGCACCCACGTGGCCCTGACAGAGCTGGTGGACTTCCTCTCAGCCATCGTCATCTTCTGTGGGACGCTGCTGGTCGCCCTGGCCTCCTACTCGGCCATCGGGGTGGCGGTGCTCCGCATGCCTTCGGCCACCGCCCGGCGcaaggccttctccacctgcacCTCCCACCTGGTGGTGGTGGGCATCTTCTACTCGGTGGCCCTCTTCATGTATTCCTGCCCCAGCCGCGTCGAGTCCACTGACCTCCACAAGCTGCTGTCAGTCATCTACACGGTGGTCACGCCTGCCTGCAGCCCAGTGGTCTACTGCCTGAGGAACAGGGAGGTCCACGCGGCCCTGTGGAGAACCTTCCACCCCCACAAGGGCTCCTCAGTGAGAACTGACATCTCCCGCTCCTGA